The Paenibacillus swuensis genome contains the following window.
ACCAAAAGAACGCTCCTCCCTATCTTATCGCGATTGAAAAGGTATAATAGATTTGGAAATCCTAAATTCGATAGAGAGTGGTGGAGAAAACAGATGGCTGTGAAGAAATTAGAACATGTGGGCATTATGGTGCGTGATATTGAAGCTTCTGCGGCTTGGTACCGCGATGTCATTGGCATGGAGATTGTCGGGATGCTTGCTCATAACAATGAGGTGATTAAGCTAGCCTTCTTATCCTTCCCCGGATATCCGGAGTCCCAGGTGGAACTGATCGAAGGGTATAACGCCGATTTGCCGGATGAAGGTAAAGTGCATCATATCGCATTCACCGTGGATGACATTGATCAGGAATGGAACCGTTTGAAAGATCTTGAAGTAAAATTCATAGATTCGGAGATTACGTTGCTGTCCAACGGCGCGCGGTACTTCTTCTTTTACGGTCCGGATGGGGAGCGGATTGAGATGTTCCAGCCGGGGAGCCCGGCATAGCAGATTTACGCGGAATGCCGGCTTATCCCTTTGACTCAGGCTGGGTGCATACCGTTGATACTGCGCGGAATGCCGGCTTATCCCTTTGACTCAGGTTGGGGTGAGTTCTTCTCTAATTCCTTTGAAATTCATATTTTATACTTATAAGAAACAATCAGTTGAATGAACATTCCTATGGAAAGAAGGTCACCTACATATGAAACCGTATCCTTTACAATTTAAAGCGGAAATGAAAGAACGGGTCTGGGGCGGACGCGCGCTGGAGCAATTTGGCTTGGAGCTGCCGGAGGGCGCGATTGGCGAGGGTTGGATGATTGGCGATCACCCGAACGGAACAACGAAAGTCATGAACGGGGAATTAGCGGGCATGGGTTTGGATGAGGTTCGCGAGAAATACGGTAAAGAGCTGTTCGGGACCAAAGGTTTTTCCGAGAAATCCGGCCGCTTTCCGCTTCTGATCAAATTGCTGGACTGCAATGACGACTTGTCCGTGCAAGTGCATCCGAACGATGATTATGACCGTCTTCCCGCCGGCGAGTTGGGCAAAACGGAGATGTGGTATATTTTGCACGCGGAGCCTGGGGCCAAAATCATTTACGGTCTGAAAGAAGGCGTAGACGCGGCTTCATTTAAGGCTTCCATCGAGGAAGACCGCATTATGGATTCCCTTCAGGAAGTCACGGTGGAAGCTGGGGATTCCTTTTATATTCCGGCGGGAACCGTCCATGCGTTAGGCGCCGGCGTGCTCGTCGCTGAAATTCAACAGAATTCGGACACCACCTACCGCCTGTATGATTACAAAAGACCGGGCCTCGACGGCAACCTTCGCGAATTGCATGTGGAGGACTCCCTTAACGTGACGGATTACGAAGGCACCTCGGCTACCCGAATGAAGACGGACATCGAGACGCCGAACGAATGGTTGCGGCTTGCGGCATCTCCTTATTTTGTAACGGATAAAGGGATTGTCGACGGGGTTTGGAGCTTGCAGACGGATCCGGGCAGCTTTGTCATTGTTATCGTGGCTGAAGGCCGAGGCTCTTTGACTTGGGACGGCGGCAACCTGGATGCCAAAGCGGGCGACTGCTTCCTGATTCCTGCCAATTTGGGTAACTATGCGCTGGAAGGCAACTTTACCGTGCTTCGGAGTATGTTGCCTTAGTTCGTTTTCTATGTAGAGCTACTTTCGTGCTCTAAGGTATGTTTTTCGTTGATGAGTTGGCCAGTTACGTTATATCCTCACTGGTATTATTTTGATATCTGCAAACAAGGAAACGAATTTCCCTCGTGTGTCTTCCCGGAGACAGGTGTGAGAAATTCGTTTCTTTATTTTTAGCTATGGTAAATCTTTAATGTTTATATTTGGGTGATAAAAAAGAATGCCTCCGAATATAGCATTTTTCAATGTTTATGACCATTTTTCTTCATCATCAATCCATTCATTATTGTTTAAATCATATGATTTATAATCATCGTGAAATACAAAATACGATGGTAAATTCAATGAAGCTCCGCCTGCTTTTTTCCAACATTGACTAAACCAGTCTGTAAAAACTTTTTGCTCTTGTGGAAATAACGTCTCCTCATTTTGCTCATAAAACTCAAAAAAATCATCTAACTGACCGTCGTTTAACTGATGATATTCGATTTCTGGCAGTATCTCTTCACTACCAGCAAAAACTGTTGTGTCATTTCCTCCATAGAAAACTTCATTGGCTTCTTTATCCATTGAGAACATTCTTATTGATAACTCGAACCTTGTAGGTTCAATGAATGCAGAGAAATCCAATAATTCTATATCAGTTGAGAAGTTGTATGCAAAGATTCTTTTGAGATTACTCACTAACAAATCAGATTGTTTCTCAAGGTTGGTTTTAACAGAACCAATATAATTATCGACTGTAAACATAATATAAACCTCCACAAAAAATTTGAAGTTAAGCGGTAGATCGGGATAGTCTTAGTGTTCAATCTATTTCATTAACTGGGTACAAACAAAATGAAAAATCATCATGTCCTTTAAATTCTTTACTGAGCCTTAAAATCCCTCTATCTCAAGAAAACGAAACAATGCCAAATAATGCTCCAAACTATTTTGATTAATTACAATAGACACTTGTTTCCAATTCAGGTATCATATTTAATGAAACGATGTTGCATACAATGAAACTGAAGGAAGGGGATAACGGCTATGTCGTACGCTTTTATAGGTCTGGATCATGTTCAACTCGCGGCTCCTGAAGGAAGCGAATCTGTTGCGCGCGAATTTTACGGAAAGGTACTCGGATGGACTGAGATTCCGAAGCCTGCAAATTTGCTTAAACGAGGCGGGGTTTGGTTTCAATGCGGTTTTCATCAGCTACATATCGGCATTCAAACTGATTTTGTGCCTGCAATTAAAGCGCATCCCGCATTTCAAGTAAAACACCTCGAAACTCTCAAAGCAACCCTCACTCAACAAGGCATCAGCGTTACAGAAGATTACGAACGTCAGGATGAAGGTGTGTCCCGCTTCTATCTTCATGATCCTTTTGGAAATCGACTGGAGTTTATGGAACGGCACTATGTCAACTAGGAGTGATATGATGATGGACAATAAAGAACGATTTTCGGACCGGGTAGACACTTATGTCAAGTACCGCCCCAGTTACCCCAGCGATGCAATCGATTATTTGTATCACCAGGTCGGCCTGAGCCCTAATTCTATGGTTGCTGATATAGGCGCCGGAACAGGTATCTTTTCAAAACTATTGCTTGCGAGAGGCAGCCGGGTCGTCGCGGTGGAACCTAACCGTAATATGAGGGAAGCTGCAGAGGCAATGCTTGGCGAAACCCCTAACTTCCATGCTGTAGGCGGAGCTGCTGAAGCAACAGGACTTTTAGATCAATCCGTCGATTATATTGTTTGCGCCCAGGCATTTCACTGGTTTGACCGAAGGGTGACATCTGTGGAATTTCGCAGAATTCTAAGACCGGGCGGAAAAGTCGTACTGATTTGGAACTCGCGTTTAACCCAAGGCACACCATTTCTTGAGGCTTACGAGCAGATGCTTCAACGCTTCGGAACAGATTACAAGCAAGTCAATCATAAGAACATCTCATGGGATACGCTACAATCTTTCTTTCAAAAAGGATGGCCACAAACCGCTCGCTTTGACAATACACAAGTTTGTGATTTTGATCAATTACAAGGAAGACTGCTCTCCTCATCCTATTGTCCCGCACCCGGTCATCCTGCCTATGAGCCCATGATGTTGGAATTACATCGTGTCTTCAATGCCTATAACCTGGATGGTCATGTAAATCTCAAATATGAAACCGAACTATACTGGGGAGATGTTTAAAATAACCTCTATTTAGGCCTCCCAGGATGGGTGTCTGCGTTTAAAGGTTGGTTAATATGGTAACCAAAACAAAGAGCAAGGTCTCCCATCGCGATGAGAATCCTTGCTCTTATATTTTGCTTTAAGCTCTGGAAACGACCCGCTCCAGCACCTCATCCAGATAATCCCCGTGCCCTTCGGCCAAGTGAATTTCATCCTTACGGGTAATCCAGAAGTATACGAAAACCTGTCCCGCTTCCTTCCCCCCGCCCGTCGGCAGGTGGTACCATTCATTGCGCTCTTCCTCGATAGGGATATGGAAGAAATAACGGTCTTGCTCTTGCCCCTCCGAATCTGTCCATTGATCG
Protein-coding sequences here:
- a CDS encoding VOC family protein, yielding MAVKKLEHVGIMVRDIEASAAWYRDVIGMEIVGMLAHNNEVIKLAFLSFPGYPESQVELIEGYNADLPDEGKVHHIAFTVDDIDQEWNRLKDLEVKFIDSEITLLSNGARYFFFYGPDGERIEMFQPGSPA
- a CDS encoding type I phosphomannose isomerase catalytic subunit, with protein sequence MKPYPLQFKAEMKERVWGGRALEQFGLELPEGAIGEGWMIGDHPNGTTKVMNGELAGMGLDEVREKYGKELFGTKGFSEKSGRFPLLIKLLDCNDDLSVQVHPNDDYDRLPAGELGKTEMWYILHAEPGAKIIYGLKEGVDAASFKASIEEDRIMDSLQEVTVEAGDSFYIPAGTVHALGAGVLVAEIQQNSDTTYRLYDYKRPGLDGNLRELHVEDSLNVTDYEGTSATRMKTDIETPNEWLRLAASPYFVTDKGIVDGVWSLQTDPGSFVIVIVAEGRGSLTWDGGNLDAKAGDCFLIPANLGNYALEGNFTVLRSMLP
- a CDS encoding VOC family protein gives rise to the protein MSYAFIGLDHVQLAAPEGSESVAREFYGKVLGWTEIPKPANLLKRGGVWFQCGFHQLHIGIQTDFVPAIKAHPAFQVKHLETLKATLTQQGISVTEDYERQDEGVSRFYLHDPFGNRLEFMERHYVN
- a CDS encoding class I SAM-dependent methyltransferase; translation: MDNKERFSDRVDTYVKYRPSYPSDAIDYLYHQVGLSPNSMVADIGAGTGIFSKLLLARGSRVVAVEPNRNMREAAEAMLGETPNFHAVGGAAEATGLLDQSVDYIVCAQAFHWFDRRVTSVEFRRILRPGGKVVLIWNSRLTQGTPFLEAYEQMLQRFGTDYKQVNHKNISWDTLQSFFQKGWPQTARFDNTQVCDFDQLQGRLLSSSYCPAPGHPAYEPMMLELHRVFNAYNLDGHVNLKYETELYWGDV
- a CDS encoding NUDIX hydrolase; amino-acid sequence: MDRVLKAYAYITRVHEGRTEVLILKHPEAGNGFQIPKGTVNAGENPEEAVLREMAEETGLSGLKIHSLIGFDQWTDSEGQEQDRYFFHIPIEEERNEWYHLPTGGGKEAGQVFVYFWITRKDEIHLAEGHGDYLDEVLERVVSRA